The region CAGCTCATCTTGCTGATATTCAAAGCCCAACACCGGATGCTGATAGTCAGTACGGTGATAGATATTTTTGCTCGATACACTCAGGCAGATCACCGGCTTTTTATTAAAGCGCTCCTGATAAGCCGACGAGTTGACGAAGCTTTTAAAGATATTGCCGTGCAGATCGCCGAAACCTTCCGGCAGGCTGAAACCGGATTGGTTGTTATTGGCCGCCAGCAGACGCACGCTAAAATCGTAATCACGCACGTAGGACGAGAAGTTATTGCCTACGATGCCGTCGGTACGCTGCTGAGTTTTGCGATCAACAATATTGGTTTTCAGGATCTCAATGACCGGGAAGGTTTTGCCATTGCCTTCAATATCAATTTCCGCAGAAATGATTTCCAGCTCAACGGCATAACGATCGCCTTTTGGGTTATCCGCGTGCGCCAGAGAGTTGAAACGGTTGTTCATCATCATTAAGGCATTGCGCAAATTCTGCTGGCGGTTGGTTCCTCGTGCCAGGTTAGCGAAGTTCGTGGTGATACGCGTATTCTCAGAGGGGTTGTAGTGCTCATCGAAAACGCTGCTCTTAATTGAA is a window of Pantoea rwandensis DNA encoding:
- a CDS encoding DUF1852 domain-containing protein yields the protein MSNDFAFSIKSSVFDEHYNPSENTRITTNFANLARGTNRQQNLRNALMMMNNRFNSLAHADNPKGDRYAVELEIISAEIDIEGNGKTFPVIEILKTNIVDRKTQQRTDGIVGNNFSSYVRDYDFSVRLLAANNNQSGFSLPEGFGDLHGNIFKSFVNSSAYQERFNKKPVICLSVSSKNIYHRTDYQHPVLGFEYQQDELSLTDHYFGKMGLQARYFMPENSVAPLAFYFTGDLLNDYTDLELIGTISTMETFQKIYRPEIYNANSAAGQCYQPSLTHGDHSLTRIVYDREERSQLAIEQGKFTEEHFIKPYQEILEQWSAQYVL